From a single Pseudomonas triticicola genomic region:
- a CDS encoding PaaI family thioesterase: MDMPAGLVESAFFKLLGCRLHSLETGVAQVALALEPELRNRGGKLHGGALFSLVDIAMGLACSSSHGFDQQSATIECKINYIRAVSDGEVLCTARVIHPGRRTLVVEAEVMQGDKLVAKAQGTFAVL, translated from the coding sequence ATGGACATGCCGGCCGGGCTCGTCGAGAGCGCGTTTTTCAAGCTGTTGGGCTGTCGCCTGCACAGTCTCGAAACCGGGGTGGCGCAAGTCGCCCTGGCGCTTGAGCCCGAACTGCGCAACCGCGGCGGCAAACTGCACGGCGGCGCGCTGTTCAGTCTGGTCGACATCGCCATGGGCCTGGCGTGTTCCAGCAGCCATGGCTTTGATCAGCAGAGCGCGACCATCGAATGCAAGATCAACTACATCCGCGCCGTTTCCGACGGCGAGGTGCTGTGCACGGCGCGGGTGATCCACCCGGGCCGGCGCACGCTGGTGGTCGAAGCCGAGGTGATGCAGGGCGACAAACTGGTCGCAAAAGCGCAAGGCACCTTCGCTGTCCTGTAG
- the gshA gene encoding glutamate--cysteine ligase translates to MSELLNRRLALLGERANLSLLKQCLHGIERECLRVTSEGRLAQTPHPEALGSALTNEQITTDYSESLLEFITPALPDPADTLASLDKIHRFAYSKLGNEYLWSPSMPCPLPAEEDIPIAYYGTSNIGQLKYVYRKGLALRYGKTMQCIAGIHYNFSLPEQLWPLLREAEGFVGTDRDFQSVSYIALIRNFRRYSWLLMYLFGASPALDAGFLRGRSHQLEQLDPDTLYLPYATSLRMSDLGYQSNAQAGLTPCYNDLASYTDSLREAVATPYAPYVEVGTHKDGEWVQLNTNILQIENEYYSNIRPKRVTYTGERPIQALMARGIQYVEVRCLDINPFLPMGIDLTESRFIDAFLLYCALNDSPLLTNTSCGNATSNFLSVVKEGRRPGLQLQRDGQPVEMKQWAAELLEQIAPLAAMLDQSVGGDAHSKALDAQLAKVNDPSLTPSAQVLAAMAEHKESFAQFSLRQSQTHAEFFRSEPLAADEQAKFEELARTSLAAQAELEQNEVGDFDVFVGSYQASILAISN, encoded by the coding sequence TTGAGCGAACTTCTCAACCGCCGCCTGGCTCTGCTTGGCGAGCGCGCTAACCTCTCTCTGCTCAAGCAGTGCCTGCACGGTATCGAACGTGAATGCCTGCGCGTGACCAGTGAAGGTCGCCTGGCGCAAACGCCGCACCCCGAAGCCCTGGGTTCCGCGCTGACCAACGAACAGATCACCACCGACTACTCCGAGTCGCTGCTGGAATTCATCACCCCCGCCCTGCCGGATCCTGCCGACACGCTGGCGAGCCTGGACAAGATTCATCGTTTTGCCTACAGCAAACTCGGCAACGAGTACCTGTGGAGTCCATCGATGCCGTGCCCTTTGCCGGCCGAGGAAGACATCCCGATTGCCTATTACGGCACCTCCAACATCGGTCAGCTCAAGTACGTCTATCGCAAGGGCCTGGCCCTGCGTTACGGCAAGACCATGCAGTGCATCGCCGGGATTCACTACAACTTTTCCCTGCCGGAACAGCTCTGGCCATTGCTGCGCGAGGCCGAAGGTTTCGTCGGCACCGATCGCGATTTCCAGTCGGTGTCCTACATCGCGCTGATCCGCAACTTCCGTCGCTACAGCTGGCTGCTGATGTACCTGTTCGGTGCCTCGCCGGCGCTGGACGCCGGCTTCCTGCGCGGGCGTTCGCATCAGCTCGAGCAGCTCGACCCGGACACGCTGTATCTGCCGTACGCGACCAGCCTGCGCATGAGCGATCTCGGTTATCAGAGCAACGCCCAGGCCGGCCTGACACCGTGCTACAACGATCTGGCGAGCTATACCGACAGCCTGCGCGAAGCCGTGGCCACGCCGTATGCGCCGTATGTTGAAGTCGGTACGCACAAGGATGGTGAGTGGGTGCAGCTCAACACCAACATCCTGCAGATCGAAAACGAGTACTACTCCAACATCCGCCCGAAACGCGTGACCTACACCGGCGAGCGGCCGATCCAGGCGCTGATGGCGCGCGGCATTCAGTACGTCGAAGTGCGCTGCCTGGACATCAACCCGTTCCTGCCGATGGGCATCGACCTCACTGAATCGCGCTTCATCGACGCCTTCCTGCTGTACTGCGCGCTGAACGACAGTCCGCTGCTGACCAACACTTCGTGCGGCAACGCCACTTCGAACTTCCTCAGCGTGGTCAAGGAAGGTCGCCGTCCGGGCCTGCAATTGCAGCGTGACGGTCAGCCGGTCGAGATGAAACAGTGGGCGGCGGAGCTGCTGGAACAGATTGCTCCGCTGGCGGCGATGCTCGACCAGAGCGTTGGCGGCGATGCCCACAGCAAGGCCCTTGATGCGCAACTGGCCAAGGTCAACGACCCGTCCCTGACCCCATCGGCGCAGGTGCTGGCGGCCATGGCCGAGCACAAGGAAAGCTTTGCGCAGTTCTCCCTGCGCCAGAGCCAGACCCACGCCGAGTTCTTCCGCAGCGAGCCGTTGGCGGCGGATGAGCAGGCGAAGTTTGAGGAGTTGGCGCGTACGTCGCTGGCAGCGCAGGCTGAGCTGGAGCAGAACGAGGTGGGGGATTTTGATGTGTTTGTCGGTTCGTATCAGGCGAGCATTTTGGCGATCAGCAATTAA